GCAGGGGGCCGCGCTGAGACTCGGGCAGGGCATCGAGCCTGCAAGCTTCTTCGAGGGCCGCCGGATTGACCTCCAGCACCGCCCGCAACCGGGGATTATGCTGCTCGATTCGCGCCAGATATGCACCCACCACCTCTTCGGCGCTCAGATCACCGCGCCGCAGCAGGGGCAGCAGGTCGGTCACGTTCAACGTCAGCAGATCCGTTTCGGGGAAAGCCATGTCTGGAGCCTAGCACTCAGCCGTGAGTGGCTGCGCTAGGCTCTAGGCCATGACCGACGCCGCCTCGATCCCCACACCCACGACTGTTTCCACGCCCACGACCGTCGCCTATCAGGGGAATCCTGGTGCTTACGGCGAGATTGCTGCGCTGAATGCCCACCCGAACGCCATCACACGCGGCTATCCGACCTTTCACGAGGTTCTGGACGCCGTGACTCGCGGCGAATGCGACCTCGGGGTCATTCCAGTCGAGAACAGCCTGATGGGAGCTATTCTCCAGGCAGTCGATCTGCTGCTGGAAACCGAGCTGCACGCCATCCGCGAGATCACGGTGCGCGTCAGCCACGCCATCATGGCGATGCCGGGCGTGACGCTGGACGACGTGAAACGCGTGTACTCGCAGCAGCCGGCCCTCGACCAGTGCACCACCTTCATGCGCAGGCACCAGCTCGTGCCCGTGACGGCCCACGACACCGCCGGGAGCGCCAAAGACCTGGCCGCACGCGGCGCACGCGACGAAGCAGTGATCGCCTCGACCCGCGCCGCCAAGCTCTACGGCCTGGAGGTGCTGGAACAGAATATCGAGGACGAGGCCTTCAACTTCACTCGCTTTCTGGTGCTGTCACGCCAGGAACCCGCTCCCAGCGACGAACCACACAAGACGAGCGTGGTCTTCGCGGTGCGCCACACGCCCGGCTTCCTGCTGGAAACGCTGGAGCAGCTCCGGGGTCTGAACCTCTCCAAGATCGAGTCGCGCCCCCGCAAAGACCGCGCCTGGAGCTACCTGATCTATATCGACATCGAGGGCGACGCCCGTGATCCGCAGGTCGCACTGGGGCTGGCAGGCGTGCTGAGGAAAGCCAGTTTCGCCAAGATCATCGGCAGTTACCCCAGAGCGCTGGAAGCAATCGAACCCTGAGCTGACGGCAAACAGGGCTGAAAATTCGCATCTTCAGCCCTGTTTGCTGTTCCGGTCAGCCCTCGTCCGGCTGTTCAGGCCGCGCCGTTCCTACGCCCCACTTCCCACTTCCGGCAACTGCTCCAGGATGAGTTTGGGCCGAAATCCCAGCCCGTCGGCGGCCACCAGATACGTCGGAATACTGTGCCAGTGTTGCAGGCTGCGCGAGACCGGAACGCCGTGCAGGTGGCCGTATACCACGGCGTCTGGCGCGGCGCGGGCGATCAGATCGGTGAAGCCGGTAGGCGCAAAGTTGGGGCCAGTCGGCGGATAATGCAGCATCAGGATGTGGCGCGTTCCCACTTCGCCTGCGCCGAGTCTTTTTGCCGATTCCAGCGACAGTTTCAGGCGCTCCAGTTCACGTTCGTAGATGCGGCGGTCTTCGTCCTGAAAGCTGTCGGGGCCGGGCGTGACCCAGCCGCGTGTGCCCGATACGATCAGATTGCCAATTCGCAGCGCGTCGTTCTGAATTGCCAGCATGCCCGCCGGAAGCGACTGCCTCAGCTTGCCGATGGCGGGCCACCAGTAATCGTGATTGCCGCGCAGCAGCACCTTGGTGCCGGGCAGCGCCGCCACGTGCGACAGGTCTTCCAGCGCTCCGGGCAGCCGCATGGCCCAGCTGAGATCGCCGGGCAGCAGCACCACATCTTCTGGCCCGACCACTTCCGGCCAGCGCTCGAAGATGAGCTGGGGGTGGCCCGCCCAATTCGCGCCGAACACCGTCATCGGCTTGGGGGCCGAGTACGACAGATGCAGGTCGGCGATGGCGAATACGCGCATACAGGACACTCCCGAAAGACTCCAGAACAGCACAACAAAAAGGCGGCCCCTGCTTAAGAGGCCGCCTCCGCGTGGTCGGGGCGAGAGGATTTGAACCTCCGACCCCGTCGTCCCGAACGACGTGCGCTACCAAGCTGCGCTACGCCCCGAACCACTGCACCCACTTGCTCAGGCGCGTAGGGGATGATAGCCGCCCACCACACAACTGTCAAGGCAACCCCCTGATACGGCAACGCCGACTTTCACGGACGAAGTCGGCGTTGCGGGCAAGACTGCCGGGTCAGTCGCGTTCGCGGTCGCGTTCGGCGTTCAGCTGAGCCTGAAGCTGGGCCTGACGCTGACGCTGATAATCCTGAATAAACCGCTCTTCGTCCATCATGTTCTGGCCGATCTTCAGCTTGCCGGTCGCCAGTTCGCGCATCGACTGAGTGACCAGATTGCGCGTCTTGGCCTTCACGTCGCTGGGAAGCGTGCTGGGCGCACCTGAGCGCAACTGGATGGCGCGCTTGGCCACCACCACCGAGAGGCGGTACTTGCTGTCGGTCATGGAAAGTAACTTGTCGATATCTTTTTCAGCCATTGTGTGTCTCCTTCTGGAACCAGCGCTGTGCAGGAGCGGCGCTCCGTCGAGGCGTACCTTCGCAGCCGCGTTCAACTCGTCAGTATAGCGCCTGAGTGCGGCGCAGTCGCCTTTGAAAGCACTCCCACCTTTTACACCCGTGTATGCACGTGACAATACCCGCACCTGGAGGTCTGGGATGGATCATGCAGCCACCGCCGACCTGCCGATTCTGATCGGTGCCGCTCTCCTGCTGCTCAGCCTGTTTGCCAGCAAACTCGGTGGACGGCTGGGCATTCCCGCGCTGTTGCTGTTTCTGTTCATCGGCATGCTGGCCGGGTCGGAAGGCCCCGGCGGCATCGACTTCGAGAATTACCGCGTGACTCAGAACGTCGGAGTCGTCACGCTCGCCTTCATCCTGTTTTCGGGTGGCCTGGAAACGAACTGGCAGCACACCCGCCCGGTGCTGAAGATGGGCCTGTCACTCGCCACGCTGGGCGTGCTGCTGACCACCGGCATGGTCGGAACGGTGGCACACTTCCTGCTGCACCTGAACTGGCCCACGAGCCTGCTGCTGGGCGCGGTGGTGTCGTCGACCGATGCCAGCGCCATCTTTTCGGTGCTGCGCGAGCACTCGCTGGGGCTGCGCGGGCACATCAAACCGCTGCTGGAATTCGAATCGGGCGTCAATGATCCGATGGCGGTATTTCTGGTGGTAGGCCTCACCGAACTGCTGTCGAATCCGGGGCAGGCGTGGTACACCATCATTCCGCTGTTTCTGAAACAGATGGTGATCGGCGGTGTGCTGGGGCTGCTGCTGGGCAGAGTGGCGGTGCGGCTGATGAACAGCATCAATCTGGCCTTCGACGGACTGTATTCGGTGCTGTCGGTCGCCCTGGTGGGCCTGATCTATGGCCTGAGCGCGGTGCTGGGAGGCAGCGGCTTTCTGGCGGTGTACATCGCAGGAGTGGTGCTGGGCAACAGCAACTTTATTCATAAGCGCACGCTGCGGCTGTGGCACGACGGCCTGACGTATCTGCTGGAAATCGGGATGTTTCTGGTGCTGGGGCTGCTGGTGTTTCCGTCTGCGCTGCTGCGGGTCGCGCTGCCCGCCCTGGCGGTTTCGCTGTTCCTGATGTTCGTGGCCCGGCCCGTCGCCACGTATGTCAGTCTGGCCTTCTCGCCCATGAAAAAGCGCGGCAAGAGCATGGTGGCGTGGGTGGGGCTGCGCGGCGCGGTGCCGATCATCCTGACCACCTTTCCGCTGCTGGCTCACGTGCCCAATGCCCAGATCATCTTCAACGTGGCGTTTTTTATCGTGCTTACCTCGATCCTGATTCAGGGCACCACGCTGCCGCTGGTGGCCCGCTGGCTGCGCGTCGATGCCGAGGCCCAGGACACACCCGTCAAACCGCTGCTGTACACGCCCAGCGGCACCGGGCGCACCAATCTGACCGAGATCGTGGTGCCCGAAGGGTCGGTGGTGGCGGGGCGGCGCATCGTTGATCTGGCGTTTCCGCTCGACGTGCTGTTTGTGCTGATCTATCGGGGCGACGAACACGTGGTGCCGCGCGGCTCGACCCGGCTTCAGGCGGGCGACGCGGTGCAGGTGTTGGGGCCACAGCCGATCATCGAGGAAGTGCAGGCCCGCGTCGGGCAGACCGCCTAAAAGTCAGGGCCGCCGGAAGGGACGCCAGACCACCCGGGCGCTGATCGAAAGGCCTACCAGCAGAATCAGCGTCAGCGTGAGGGTGGCGCGGTTGCCGCTCTGCATGATTCTGACCACGTTCAGCACACAGACGAGCAGCAGCAACGTCCAGACGGCAGCCACGGCCACCAGTGCCCAGCGGGGCGGCGAAGATGGAGACTTCGAGTGCATGCCGTCAATCTAGCAAGCTGTCTCCATACACCTGCACTTTGACGAAGCGCCGCCCGGAGCAGTCGACAAAAAAGAGCACCGTGAAGTCAGGCCGAAAGGCCACCGAGAACGCCGTTCCCTTTCTGATGGCGAACCCTTCTCCTGCCCATTCCCCTTTCCGGAAAGCGCTTTAGCCCTCGGCAGTGGCAGGGCTGATCGTGGCGCGAATCTGCTGCACGCTGTCGGCAGGAAAGCCCGCTGTCCGGGCATGTTCGTGAATGGCCGCCTCGTCGGGTGCCAGATAGACGCAGTGAATGGCGTCGTCGGTCACGTAGCTTTCGACCCACTGCACATTCTTACCGTCTTTCTGCATCGCTGCCAGCACACTGTTGGAAACAGCAGATGCGCCCTGAAGATCCTGCGCCGACATGCTGCCCGCTCCGGGCATTTTGCGTTCGATCAGATACTTCGGCATACTCGACCTCCGAAACCGCACAGGGCGGCAGCAAAGAGTTAAGACACGGGGTTGGGAATGACAACAACCGCCCTCAAAGTATGGCTCACGTTCCTGAAAAGAATATTCCAGCGACTGAGCAGTGATTGTAATGAGCATTTCCTCACACTTCCTACGGCACCATCTGGCAGAGCGGCGGCTTCCCGGCAGGAAGATGTATCTCTACCGTGATCTCGCGCTTCGAGGTGATCACGGCTGGCGCGTCACCGAAGGGCAAGACGAACACCGATACCGTTGGACTGAAGGTCAGATCGACGATGGCCTGATGCTGCGCCTTTGCCAGTGCCTGCGCGATCTGGGTGCTCAGCGTCCCGGTCTTCGTTCTGAAGCAGCCGACTGCCAGCGTCTGCCCCGCCTGAACGAGTGCCTGCCCCACCGCCGAACTCAGATGCCCGCCCGCGTTCAGCGGCACCGTCAGGGAGATCCAGCGCACCTGCGACGCCTGGGCCGGAGTCTCGGCGTCGGTACCGAACAGGGCTGTCATATTGACGGCTGGTTTGACCCAGTGAAAGCGGTACTGCGCGTAGGTCGCGTGCGACAGAATGAACGACGACGACGCGATCAGGTGGCGGCCTTCCAGCAGACTGAGCGGTGTGAGCGGCGCAGCGGCAGCTGAGAGGGCGACAGACGACCAGAGTAGCACCGACAGGCAGCGAAACATGAAAACAGCGTAGCGCGTGCAGGCGCGACCTGAAGACCGGTCAGCCGGGAAGCGTACCCTTAGACTGAGCTATGACCACACGCATGCAGACGAGCGGCACACTGTGATGAGGCGGTTTCTGGCTTCTGGCCTGCTGGCGCTGGCGGGCCTGCTGCTGGGCGGTGTCCAGGCCGCTTCTGCCCCGTTTACCATCGAGACCCGGCTGCTGGGCAAACCGCTCACGTCACAGCAGCAGGCCACCATCCGCGAGGCCGCTGCACGGGTGTCGCAGCTTGTCGCGTCGCCATTTGCTCCGGTCACACTCAATCTGCCTGCCGATTCCTGTGACGATGGCCTCCCCAGACTCAAGGAAAAGGTGCAGCATTTCTTCGTGTTCGTGGTGGTCAAATCGCTGGGACCGGACATCTACGGCAATTCGGCTCCCTGCGATCTGCACGACGGCTCGTATCTGCCGATCTACGGCGTCATCGACCTGAATTCAGACGGCCTGGACGAGCTTTCCCACGCCGACCTGCTCGACACCATGATTCACGAGATGCTGCACGCGCTGGGCGTCGGCACGCTCTGGGAGCCGGATGAGCGCGTTTCGTTGAGCGGCGATTCGGACGACAAGAGATTGGCCCGCAAGGTCGCAGGACAGTGGACATACACCGGAGAACACGCGCTGGCTGCTTACCGGGCGCTGGGCGGGCAGGGCAAGGCCATTCCGCTCGACCCGGACGCGGGGCACTGGGCCGGGGGAACCGTGTGTTCCGAGATTCTGTCTGGAGCCGCCGGAGACTACACGGGCCGGGTCAATCCGGTCAGCCGCATCACGCTGGGCGCACTGGAAGACCTGGGATACAAGGTAAATGCGGGGGCCGCCGACCGCTATACCCTGACCCCCGGACGCTGCCCCGTTCAGACCGACGACGCGGCGGGCCAGCCGACACCCACGAAGGATTCTCAGGTTCGAACGAGCGATGTGTATTACGCCAGCTGTGCGGCAGCCAGGGCAGCGGGCGTCACGCCGATCCGGCGCGGTCAGCCGGGCTATCGTGCAGGCCTGGACGGTGACGGCGACGGGGTAGCCTGTGAAAGTCACTGAGACTGCCCTGCACCTGATCCCCTCTTCCCTGCTCCCGAGGTTTCCATGAAAAAACTGTTCCTGACAATTTCGCTTCTGTGCATGCCACCGATGTTCGGCGCGGCATCTGCCCAGACCATCGGCACGGCCCGCACCCTCGACATCACGGTGCAGAGCGCCGGACAGACCCTGACGGTCAGGGCTGGCGACATCCTGCGCTTCAGCGTCAGCAACTCGGCGGGCACCGGGTACACCTGGCACGCGCTGGACGTCGATCCTGAGTATCTGGTCCTGATAGACAAGACAACGGCAGCGCCCCCCACGCCCAAGCCGGGGCAGGCTCCTGTCGTGGGCGGCCCTGGCCCAACCGTCGTCTATGTGTACTACGTCAGGAAATCGCTGAATCTGGGCAGCTACTCTGTCACGTCGCCCATCATTTTCGCCAACGTGCCTCCCGGTCGCTCGACAGGGCAGGATACCCGGCTGGTGCAGTTCAATCTGACATCCCGGTAAGGGCACCCGAAAGGGGCCAGCAGACGCGGTCAACTACGTCTGCTGGCCCCTTTTCTATTGCGGAAACCGTACTCAGGCGATAGGCTCCCTCAGACCGACATTACTGGACGATGTCTGCCAGACCCTGAGCGAGGAGCTGGGTATTCAGATTGACGCTTCCCTTCCACAGAATGACGGTGGGAATGCTGCCCTTCTGGACGATTTCCGCCTGAAGTCGCGCACCTTCCGGCAACACCGCGTCGAGGTTATCGCGGGCCTTGTCTTTCACGCGCACGCCCGCAAGCTGGGTCTTGATGAGGACGGTGCCGAATTTGAGAATCGCCATCCCGTCGGTGTCGATGCGCTGGAAGTTGACATCGATTTTGAGATTGGAAACGGGAAGCACGCCCGCAACGTCCTGCGACATCACTGTTCCCGTGGTCGAAGCGGCGAGCGAGACAGGAACGAGCAGGAACGTCAGAACCGACGCCAGCAGCGGTGCGGAGAGGCGGCTCTTCATGCCTCGGCCTGGAAACTGAGCACCTGCACGCAGGGCCGAATGTGGACGTTCAGTGTCATGATGCCTCCTGGGGGCGCTCCCGACAGACAGACAGGTGTATTCGGGCCGCCGAGTTCTGGCTGGAACGAACGTCCATCAGGACGCCTGCCCGCACCCTCTGCTCCCCTCTCGCCTGTCTATGCCGTTGCTGTCTCTCGGTTCGCTCGGTTTACCTGACGATAAACAGGGATGGAAGAAGTGGGACGCGGCACCCTAACAGATGAGCGTAACGAACATGAACTTGGCAGGGTGGCCGTGCCATCGGTGATGCTCTGGCTCAGGGAAGATACGTACTGTTGCCTTGCCCAACTCTTACACGGCAGATTCTTAAAGCTTTATAAGCAGACTGTGAAAAGAGCCGTATGGTCGTTAGACAGCGGTAAAAAGTCGGGAAAACGTAAGATGGACGCCTCTTCCCAGGAACGGGGCGACTCTAAGAACAGACGCGGCGGCTGATTCCTGCATCCCTGACAGACCGCGTTCTCCGATCTATGCATCAGAAGCACCTTAATAAATGAGAAATACTCTTATAGCCTCCCCATTGGCGAAAAAAAACTTCACAGACTGCACACCATAGGGCGTAAGTGAAAAATGAAACTATTGCATGGAACAGCGACCGTTTGCCGGCATGACCTCGACATCGGTGCGACAGAACCGGAGGCTCCGCCAAACCATGCAGGCAGGCACGGCGTTCGAGTCGCTTCTGGAAAGTGTGCTGGCACGCGTCGCCGCGTATATCGGCTGGACTGTTCCGCCGTTTCAACTCGCAGCCGACGAAAGAGCCGTTCGGCCCGAAGGCACCATAAGCGTGGCCCGGCCTATCGATTTTGATGATGTGCTGCGGGGATTCAGCTCTGATCTGTGAACACTGCCTGCTATTACAGGATGAGATACGGAGCCTGATAGGATTTTGAATCTACAGAAGAGTCAGACCGCTTTACAACTTTTACACGCGGATTCTGGCTCTATTGCTTGAGTTAAAGCCAATCACAGGTCACGGTCTTTGCTTCCAATAGTAAGAACCCAGGAATATATGGCATCTTTCAGCCTGTTAAATGGAGAGCATCACATCATAATTTCATTACTGGCAGCTTTATAACGACAATCGCAGCACAGATACTCTGGATTTCTGCACTTTTGCGATGGCCGAGCAGAAGAAGGCGCCAAGCATGCAGATTGAAAAATAGGCAACGATATATCTGGTAAGCGACCAGTGATGCTTGCAGTTACATGGCGCCATCTGACCTGGGTGGATAATAGAGGAAGACCTGAGTATATACTTCTGTCAGTACAGACTGAAGATTCTTAATCTGTAATATATCTTATATTTGCTCGGTGCGTCAGCAGAGTGTGACTGACCATTCCAGAGATAGGACGAGATTCCTGACCTGCCCAAAACACGCCCTGGATAGAATTAGGAGCGATGTAGCTATACTGAAAGTGAGTAAACCTAAGTTGCAGTGAAGACAATCACATATGCGGTATAGGAGCCTCTATGAAGGAAAAACCTGAAGCAGTCAAGCCCTCGGCCACAGCGGTGCCCTACTCTGCTCCGACCATCACCCGGCAGGGGAAATGGCAGGTTATCACCACTATGACTTTATCTATACCGTCTGGACCGGGGAACTTTGGACTCCCCAATATGGACGGCCCTCCTCAGAACTGACGGGTGACATGCGGAAATCGATTTGAATCTCTCGCAGTTTGCGGTTTCAGTCTGAGCAGGCAAGCGCAATGAACCCCACTGGTCTGCCCATGATGATGGACAGGCAGTGGGGTTTAACGGTGAAGCAGTTGAACGTCAGCGTGGCTGGGCTACCGTCATTCCCGGCTATTTCTGAGCAGGCGTCACATAGCCGATGCGCTCAAACGTCAGCCGCGCCGACTTGGAGAACATAACCAGGTGGGTGCGGCTCAGCGTGTACTGCGTCGCTGCCGTCAGATCGGCGTGGAAGGCTCCCCGCACCGCATACAGACAGCGTTCGGTTGGCCTAGGAGCCAGTGGCTCAGCGCTGATGTGGACGACATTGTGAGCTGCTTCGATGGTGCCTTCGTAGCGGCCACAGCCGTAATTGCCCCTGATTTTCCCGCTGACGATAAAAAGCTCTCCGGCGGGCTGGCTCAGCTTTGTCGAGGACGCACCATTCTCATTGACCTGGATGAGCTTCCAGATACCGTTCATGGGGGCAGGGTTGCTGGATTGTGCAGATGCGAGACCAGCGGCGGCAATCAGAAGTGGGAAAAAGAAACGCATACCGCCACCCTAATGTGCAGAAGTGATGGCGAACTGACAGCTGCCCCATCAAAAGCTCACTTTCTGCCGAAATAAAGCAGGGACCAGAGAAACCAGAAAGTCGGCAGGCGTCTGAAACGGGACTGCCAGCCAAAGCAGTTCGCTTCGGTAATAAGACTATAAACTCCAACCTATGCTGTTCCGAGCTGTCCTTGAGCAGTTCACGCAGACTTTGTATAGCTTCTCTATCCCGCTGTCACCCGCTCCGGCGGCTTGTTCGGTGAATGTGCTCTGAATCGCGTTGGGCGTCTTTCAGAGCGGGCGTTCGCGGATCGGTTTCTAGGGCCAGTAACTGCTCGACCTTGTGCCAGAAATAGACAGAGATTCTGTTGAAGACGAGATGTAGCCTGTCGATGACCAGTGCAGCGGCGTTCTTCAGTACATTCATCTGATCCTTATCATACTGCCCAGTCGTAATGACACGCTTCTTTGAGAATACTTAAGCAGCTGCTGAAGCTGACCGGGAGTCTGCAACGGCTCTTTTCAGCAGTCGCCCACGTTTCAGAGGCCAGGAGAAAGCACTGATATATCTCGCAGGCGGTAATAAGAAAAACTCGGGAGAAGATGGAGCGTTAAAGAGCCTGTCGGAGAAAGTTTGAACTTGCTGCTGCTTCCCTGATCTTCTGTGCCCGGACACAGCGGCGCTGAGCGTGTCGCCTGTCATAGTGAAGCCATGCGCTTCCGACATCATCAGCCTGATGTACGCCTGCGCGACGTGGTGCAGGATTACTGGGAACTGGAGGATCTGCACCTGTCGGCACCGGAACATAACGCCGACATGCCCGAACGCACCGTTCGTCTGATGTTTTCGGCAGAGCAGATGTGGGTCGGGCCGAGCGTTGACGCGTTGCGCCCCGTATTGCCCGTCACCCTCAGCCGCTTCAGCCTGCAACCCCGGAACCTAGTGGTGCAGGGGCGACTGCGCGCACT
Above is a genomic segment from Deinococcus ruber containing:
- a CDS encoding protease inhibitor I42 family protein codes for the protein MPPMFGAASAQTIGTARTLDITVQSAGQTLTVRAGDILRFSVSNSAGTGYTWHALDVDPEYLVLIDKTTAAPPTPKPGQAPVVGGPGPTVVYVYYVRKSLNLGSYSVTSPIIFANVPPGRSTGQDTRLVQFNLTSR
- a CDS encoding excalibur calcium-binding domain-containing protein, translating into MRRFLASGLLALAGLLLGGVQAASAPFTIETRLLGKPLTSQQQATIREAAARVSQLVASPFAPVTLNLPADSCDDGLPRLKEKVQHFFVFVVVKSLGPDIYGNSAPCDLHDGSYLPIYGVIDLNSDGLDELSHADLLDTMIHEMLHALGVGTLWEPDERVSLSGDSDDKRLARKVAGQWTYTGEHALAAYRALGGQGKAIPLDPDAGHWAGGTVCSEILSGAAGDYTGRVNPVSRITLGALEDLGYKVNAGAADRYTLTPGRCPVQTDDAAGQPTPTKDSQVRTSDVYYASCAAARAAGVTPIRRGQPGYRAGLDGDGDGVACESH
- a CDS encoding DUF4242 domain-containing protein: MPKYLIERKMPGAGSMSAQDLQGASAVSNSVLAAMQKDGKNVQWVESYVTDDAIHCVYLAPDEAAIHEHARTAGFPADSVQQIRATISPATAEG
- a CDS encoding prephenate dehydratase, translating into MTDAASIPTPTTVSTPTTVAYQGNPGAYGEIAALNAHPNAITRGYPTFHEVLDAVTRGECDLGVIPVENSLMGAILQAVDLLLETELHAIREITVRVSHAIMAMPGVTLDDVKRVYSQQPALDQCTTFMRRHQLVPVTAHDTAGSAKDLAARGARDEAVIASTRAAKLYGLEVLEQNIEDEAFNFTRFLVLSRQEPAPSDEPHKTSVVFAVRHTPGFLLETLEQLRGLNLSKIESRPRKDRAWSYLIYIDIEGDARDPQVALGLAGVLRKASFAKIIGSYPRALEAIEP
- a CDS encoding DNA-directed RNA polymerase subunit omega — its product is MAEKDIDKLLSMTDSKYRLSVVVAKRAIQLRSGAPSTLPSDVKAKTRNLVTQSMRELATGKLKIGQNMMDEERFIQDYQRQRQAQLQAQLNAERDRERD
- a CDS encoding metallophosphoesterase, which produces MRVFAIADLHLSYSAPKPMTVFGANWAGHPQLIFERWPEVVGPEDVVLLPGDLSWAMRLPGALEDLSHVAALPGTKVLLRGNHDYWWPAIGKLRQSLPAGMLAIQNDALRIGNLIVSGTRGWVTPGPDSFQDEDRRIYERELERLKLSLESAKRLGAGEVGTRHILMLHYPPTGPNFAPTGFTDLIARAAPDAVVYGHLHGVPVSRSLQHWHSIPTYLVAADGLGFRPKLILEQLPEVGSGA
- a CDS encoding potassium/proton antiporter, coding for MDHAATADLPILIGAALLLLSLFASKLGGRLGIPALLLFLFIGMLAGSEGPGGIDFENYRVTQNVGVVTLAFILFSGGLETNWQHTRPVLKMGLSLATLGVLLTTGMVGTVAHFLLHLNWPTSLLLGAVVSSTDASAIFSVLREHSLGLRGHIKPLLEFESGVNDPMAVFLVVGLTELLSNPGQAWYTIIPLFLKQMVIGGVLGLLLGRVAVRLMNSINLAFDGLYSVLSVALVGLIYGLSAVLGGSGFLAVYIAGVVLGNSNFIHKRTLRLWHDGLTYLLEIGMFLVLGLLVFPSALLRVALPALAVSLFLMFVARPVATYVSLAFSPMKKRGKSMVAWVGLRGAVPIILTTFPLLAHVPNAQIIFNVAFFIVLTSILIQGTTLPLVARWLRVDAEAQDTPVKPLLYTPSGTGRTNLTEIVVPEGSVVAGRRIVDLAFPLDVLFVLIYRGDEHVVPRGSTRLQAGDAVQVLGPQPIIEEVQARVGQTA
- a CDS encoding META domain-containing protein, yielding MNGIWKLIQVNENGASSTKLSQPAGELFIVSGKIRGNYGCGRYEGTIEAAHNVVHISAEPLAPRPTERCLYAVRGAFHADLTAATQYTLSRTHLVMFSKSARLTFERIGYVTPAQK